One stretch of Thermanaerosceptrum fracticalcis DNA includes these proteins:
- a CDS encoding SDR family NAD(P)-dependent oxidoreductase, with protein sequence MSEFNGKIALVTGGTKGIGRATVIELCKEGAHSVIVSRNADEGWELVKELTSQGLKASYTQADVGNLLDIKKMVEGVIKEQGKIDILVNCAGVNKRKPIEEYTEDDWNFMVDINMKGTFFTCQEVGKTMIGKGIKGVIVNIGSLQSEEVLPERGIYAGTKGAVKQLTKAFAVEWAKYGIRANSLSPAFISTPLVESVLADPKWNQIITSRTLLGRPGTPEEVAHLIVFLCSSKASYITGANMVIDGGWTAG encoded by the coding sequence GTGAGTGAATTTAATGGCAAGATTGCATTGGTAACAGGTGGAACTAAAGGTATAGGAAGAGCGACAGTTATTGAACTATGTAAGGAAGGTGCCCACTCAGTTATTGTGAGTAGAAATGCTGATGAGGGTTGGGAATTGGTTAAAGAATTAACTTCTCAGGGACTAAAGGCAAGTTATACACAGGCAGATGTCGGGAACCTTTTGGATATCAAGAAAATGGTGGAGGGAGTTATAAAAGAACAAGGAAAAATTGATATACTAGTAAATTGCGCTGGAGTAAATAAAAGAAAACCCATAGAAGAATATACCGAAGATGATTGGAATTTTATGGTTGATATTAACATGAAAGGAACATTTTTTACTTGCCAAGAGGTAGGTAAAACGATGATTGGGAAGGGAATAAAAGGGGTTATTGTAAACATAGGTTCGTTACAGAGCGAAGAAGTATTGCCAGAAAGGGGAATTTATGCAGGTACTAAAGGGGCTGTAAAACAATTAACAAAGGCTTTTGCGGTTGAATGGGCTAAGTATGGTATTCGTGCTAACTCCCTTTCTCCTGCTTTTATAAGTACACCTCTGGTTGAGAGTGTATTGGCTGACCCCAAATGGAATCAGATCATCACATCCCGTACTTTGCTGGGGCGGCCCGGAACCCCTGAAGAAGTGGCTCATCTTATAGTTTTCCTTTGTTCATCTAAAGCGAGTTACATTACTGGGGCGAACATGGTGATTGATGGTGGTTGGACTGCAGGTTAA
- a CDS encoding TRAP transporter large permease encodes MGNILLVSFATLVILNVPLAVGLGLSSLLALAITQKVPLFLIAQRMFTGLDSFPLLAIPLFMIAGRLMERGGISRRLINLATNMVGSVAGGLALVSVLACMFFAAISGSAPATVVAIGAIMVPAMIKAGYDKDFAVALMAAAGTIGVIIPPSIPFVTYGISMNASIGQLFMAGVIPGFIMGGSLMAVCYVIAKKRGYKGTVRPTLKGFLSSLKESIWGLLMPLIILGGIYGGVFTPTEAATVACVYSLFVGIFIYKELTYEETIKSFSEAGVTSAMVMLIIATATAMGWILTTEQIPVKVATAISSVAKDPVILLLLINIILLITGCLMELNAAIIILGPIFLPLLMKMNIDLIHFGVIMVVNMTIGLLTPPLGVNLFVAGGLLKEVTFKQIVKASFPFLVILIVDLFLFTYLPGLSLFLVKLFA; translated from the coding sequence ATGGGTAACATACTTTTAGTATCGTTTGCAACATTAGTTATCTTGAATGTACCTTTAGCCGTCGGTTTGGGGTTGTCCTCACTGCTAGCGCTAGCAATAACGCAAAAAGTACCTTTATTCTTAATTGCACAAAGGATGTTTACAGGTCTTGATTCTTTTCCCCTTTTGGCTATACCACTTTTTATGATAGCGGGCCGGTTAATGGAGCGGGGTGGAATATCAAGGCGTTTGATTAATCTGGCCACCAATATGGTAGGTTCGGTGGCCGGTGGATTGGCCCTGGTCTCCGTACTTGCATGTATGTTTTTTGCTGCTATTTCGGGGTCAGCTCCAGCGACTGTTGTTGCAATAGGCGCAATCATGGTACCGGCTATGATTAAAGCAGGTTATGACAAGGACTTTGCGGTAGCTTTAATGGCCGCTGCCGGAACCATCGGCGTTATAATCCCCCCCAGTATACCGTTTGTTACTTATGGAATTTCCATGAATGCATCCATCGGGCAATTGTTCATGGCAGGCGTAATCCCAGGTTTTATAATGGGTGGTTCCTTAATGGCGGTGTGCTATGTTATAGCGAAAAAACGAGGTTATAAAGGAACTGTAAGGCCTACTTTAAAAGGATTTCTTTCTTCACTAAAAGAATCAATTTGGGGTTTGTTAATGCCTCTGATTATATTGGGGGGTATTTACGGTGGAGTATTCACGCCAACAGAAGCTGCTACAGTTGCTTGTGTTTATAGTCTTTTCGTAGGTATTTTTATTTACAAAGAGCTGACATATGAAGAAACTATTAAAAGCTTTTCTGAAGCTGGGGTAACTTCTGCGATGGTTATGTTGATTATTGCTACCGCTACAGCCATGGGCTGGATATTGACTACCGAGCAAATTCCTGTAAAAGTGGCAACAGCCATTTCAAGCGTTGCAAAGGATCCTGTCATTCTTTTATTGTTGATAAATATAATACTGCTTATTACTGGATGTTTGATGGAGCTTAATGCAGCTATCATAATTTTGGGACCTATATTCCTTCCCCTGCTGATGAAAATGAATATAGACCTTATCCATTTCGGAGTGATAATGGTTGTCAATATGACAATAGGTCTTTTAACCCCGCCTTTAGGAGTCAATCTGTTCGTCGCCGGTGGTCTTCTAAAAGAGGTTACCTTTAAACAGATTGTAAAAGCTTCCTTCCCATTTCTAGTGATATTAATCGTGGATTTATTTTTGTTCACGTATCTGCCTGGATTGTCGCTTTTCCTAGTAAAGTTGTTTGCTTAG
- a CDS encoding TRAP transporter small permease: MGFLKKLDKILTFIEDHLIAILLIIMTAITFWGVIARFVLRDSSSWAEEAARYLSIWAAFIGASLGVKKGAHIGVEAFVMILPKKVQQYISIITTVFCIIFCCAVSYIGYDYTLKLLKTGQLSPAMRMPIVWAYAAVPVGCLLMTIRYFMLLIEQIFTLKAVEDTESDKNQVIADNAIAGGETING, translated from the coding sequence ATGGGATTTCTAAAAAAGCTAGATAAGATCTTGACCTTTATTGAAGACCATCTCATTGCCATCTTGTTAATCATTATGACAGCAATTACATTTTGGGGAGTAATAGCTCGTTTTGTTTTGAGAGATTCATCCTCTTGGGCTGAGGAAGCTGCAAGATATTTGAGTATTTGGGCTGCCTTTATAGGTGCAAGCCTAGGTGTTAAAAAGGGTGCGCATATCGGAGTTGAAGCGTTCGTTATGATCTTACCGAAAAAGGTACAACAGTATATTTCCATCATTACTACCGTTTTCTGTATTATTTTTTGTTGTGCTGTTAGCTACATTGGTTATGATTACACATTGAAGTTACTAAAAACGGGGCAGCTCTCTCCTGCCATGCGTATGCCTATAGTCTGGGCCTATGCCGCAGTACCGGTTGGATGTCTATTAATGACTATACGGTATTTCATGCTTCTAATTGAACAGATTTTCACTTTAAAGGCGGTAGAAGATACCGAAAGTGATAAAAATCAAGTAATAGCGGATAACGCCATTGCGGGAGGTGAAACTATTAATGGGTAA
- a CDS encoding DctP family TRAP transporter solute-binding subunit, whose translation MMRILRKLGLFLLMALISIGLIAGCSGEKQQVSNQPKSSGGQEVVEIKLSHSSPAVDDRLEAACQAFKKYVEEKTNGKVKVTTYPASQLGAEREQLEGVQLGTIQMAALSSGPLPGIFPPIMVFDLPYLFATQKAAYEVLDGPVGREILDLMKAKTGIRGLVWGENGFRHYTNSVRPIRKPGDMQGLKIRTMENPAHMAIVKALGASPTPMAFNEVYTGLQQKTIDGQENPISLIVSMRFYEAQKYLTLDGHVYNPYILMINDKFYNSLSEDIRKIIDEGALVWQKVEREENNKQIMAGLEKLKAAGMEITELSPQELQAFRDATKSVYDTIGKKEVGEELLNKVLKAVQEAESKK comes from the coding sequence ATGATGAGAATATTACGAAAATTAGGTTTATTTTTGCTTATGGCACTAATAAGTATTGGATTAATAGCTGGTTGTAGTGGAGAAAAACAACAAGTGTCCAATCAACCAAAAAGCAGCGGAGGTCAGGAAGTAGTTGAAATTAAACTATCTCACAGTTCGCCTGCAGTTGATGACAGGCTGGAGGCTGCGTGCCAGGCATTTAAAAAATACGTTGAAGAAAAAACCAACGGAAAAGTTAAAGTTACCACGTACCCTGCCAGTCAGCTAGGCGCGGAAAGGGAGCAACTGGAAGGTGTTCAATTGGGGACAATTCAAATGGCCGCATTGAGCTCAGGACCGTTACCTGGAATATTCCCCCCAATAATGGTATTTGATTTGCCTTACCTGTTTGCTACTCAAAAAGCTGCTTACGAGGTGCTGGACGGCCCTGTTGGCAGAGAAATATTAGATTTAATGAAGGCAAAGACTGGTATTAGAGGTCTGGTATGGGGAGAAAACGGCTTCAGACATTATACCAACAGTGTGAGGCCTATCCGAAAACCTGGGGATATGCAAGGTTTAAAAATTAGGACAATGGAGAACCCCGCACATATGGCTATTGTTAAGGCATTAGGGGCCAGCCCTACACCAATGGCCTTTAACGAGGTATATACAGGATTACAACAAAAGACAATTGATGGGCAGGAAAATCCTATATCCCTGATTGTTTCAATGAGATTCTATGAGGCACAAAAATATTTGACTTTAGACGGGCATGTATACAATCCTTATATTTTAATGATTAACGACAAGTTTTACAACAGCCTTAGCGAAGATATCAGAAAAATCATTGACGAAGGGGCCCTTGTCTGGCAGAAAGTGGAGAGAGAGGAAAATAACAAGCAAATTATGGCTGGTTTAGAGAAACTGAAAGCTGCGGGCATGGAAATAACAGAACTTTCACCACAAGAGCTTCAGGCATTTAGGGATGCAACCAAATCAGTATATGACACAATAGGTAAAAAAGAAGTGGGAGAGGAATTGTTAAATAAGGTGCTTAAAGCTGTGCAAGAAGCTGAAAGCAAGAAGTAA
- a CDS encoding sigma-54 interaction domain-containing protein has product MFSSFKYEKYIPSINNHMLHTFIIDEKGEIRALDVTGERFLNSVTISTLKDHLSKLESASLTSGASSTSFNIGNKSYSMKLIPLDSEKIVVIQDITLFKSIIEDFKEINLIQSQLKAIFESSYDGIFVTNVHGTTIWANKAYERITGINVSDVLEKNIVDLEKSGMFTPIVTPTILRTQKSLTTIQTFKTGKQAIITGSPVFNEKGELIYIITNVRDITELSILRQQLKKANELTERYKNELTLLRTHNQKYDDIIAESPKMKHVITSALQVARFDTTVLILGKSGVGKEVIAKLIHSSSLRNNHPFIKINCSAISPNLLESELFGYEAGAFTGASNKGKPGLFELADEGTLFLDEIGEISLDLQVKLLRVLQEQEMYRVGGVIPKKVNVRIITATNQNLEEMVEQGKFREDLYYRLNVVPIEIPPLKERKEDIVPLLWHFCEIYNKKHNMEKYFSPQIVEYLENYSWPGNVRELKNVVERLIIMSPDNELLPKHLPKHIKNLHKEHSNVRVNKLIPLKQALRELEEQLILMAQESCGSTRKIADLLGISQSSVVRRLRQIQKTGS; this is encoded by the coding sequence ATGTTTTCAAGCTTTAAGTACGAGAAGTATATTCCAAGTATTAATAATCATATGTTACATACTTTTATTATAGATGAGAAAGGAGAAATTAGAGCATTAGATGTAACTGGGGAGAGATTCCTAAATTCAGTAACCATATCTACATTGAAAGACCACTTATCAAAATTAGAATCTGCATCTTTAACGTCAGGTGCTTCTAGTACAAGCTTTAACATAGGTAACAAAAGCTATTCGATGAAATTAATCCCGTTAGATTCTGAAAAAATAGTGGTAATTCAAGATATTACTCTTTTCAAATCCATTATAGAAGATTTTAAAGAAATTAATCTTATACAATCACAATTGAAAGCTATTTTTGAATCATCATATGATGGAATCTTTGTCACAAATGTTCATGGTACAACTATTTGGGCGAACAAAGCTTACGAAAGAATTACTGGCATTAATGTGTCTGATGTTTTAGAAAAAAATATTGTAGATTTAGAGAAAAGCGGTATGTTTACGCCCATAGTTACACCCACTATCTTGCGAACTCAAAAAAGCCTGACAACAATTCAAACATTCAAAACAGGTAAACAAGCCATAATAACCGGCAGCCCAGTTTTCAACGAAAAAGGTGAATTAATATATATAATTACTAATGTTAGAGACATCACAGAGCTTAGTATCCTACGACAACAATTAAAAAAGGCAAATGAGTTAACTGAGCGATATAAAAATGAACTTACTCTACTAAGGACTCACAATCAAAAATATGACGATATCATAGCTGAAAGTCCGAAAATGAAGCATGTAATAACATCTGCTCTTCAAGTAGCACGATTTGATACCACGGTACTTATTTTAGGAAAATCCGGCGTTGGTAAAGAGGTTATTGCTAAATTAATTCATTCCTCAAGTTTACGAAACAATCATCCATTTATTAAAATTAACTGCAGTGCAATCTCGCCCAATCTTCTGGAATCAGAGCTCTTTGGTTATGAAGCGGGTGCTTTTACAGGAGCCTCTAATAAAGGAAAGCCCGGGTTATTTGAACTAGCTGACGAGGGTACACTATTTTTAGATGAAATTGGTGAAATATCACTGGATTTGCAAGTAAAACTTTTACGAGTATTACAGGAACAAGAAATGTATAGAGTGGGGGGAGTTATACCTAAAAAAGTCAATGTGCGAATTATAACGGCAACAAATCAAAATTTAGAAGAGATGGTTGAACAAGGAAAGTTTAGAGAAGACCTATATTACCGGCTAAATGTTGTACCCATAGAAATTCCACCCCTTAAAGAGAGAAAAGAAGATATTGTACCATTATTATGGCATTTCTGCGAAATTTACAACAAAAAACATAATATGGAGAAATATTTTTCCCCTCAAATAGTTGAGTATTTGGAGAACTACAGTTGGCCAGGAAATGTGAGAGAATTAAAGAATGTTGTAGAGCGCTTAATCATCATGAGTCCAGATAACGAATTACTACCAAAACATCTCCCTAAACACATTAAGAACCTGCATAAGGAACATTCAAATGTTAGAGTAAATAAACTTATACCTTTAAAACAAGCTTTAAGAGAACTGGAAGAACAACTGATCCTTATGGCTCAGGAATCCTGTGGCAGCACAAGAAAAATTGCTGATCTCTTAGGAATAAGCCAATCCAGCGTTGTTCGCAGACTCCGCCAAATCCAAAAAACTGGTAGTTAG
- a CDS encoding (Fe-S)-binding protein, with protein MRGGRMSLMYELLLKCTKCGLCQQVCPTYQVSKNEMDLARGRVRLARLVAENKYKWQSQIVHSVETCLQCGACVESCPSAVKTDMIMNLAKRDINKVKKPHAISQFIYKKMLTNPKMLKFIGEFTRYYLKIKDKKVLRFFNKLNPIEEVRRLEQGLPAYKEDLPLLPGKAHVTLKIGYFRNCANLAVFNSLAQATLKVVRGSGAQVEYLSNKCCGAPHWFSGDIQTFEELAKYNINNVEFNNYDIIITDCATCGGILKKYGELLDTVEAKAFSDKVMDINEFLIKYGIPDNFSYKTRDDIVTVHDPCHLGRGQKITIEPRKVVSAIPGTILKEMKNSNWCCGGAGVYSVMQPKMSDQILRAKINNILDTSANVVLASCPSCIMQITRGVKLFAPSYHIQVLHPIEYLAQNIMNNNIKRQTS; from the coding sequence ATGCGAGGTGGTAGAATGTCGCTCATGTATGAGTTACTACTTAAATGTACTAAGTGCGGGCTTTGTCAACAGGTATGTCCTACTTACCAGGTGAGTAAAAACGAGATGGATCTTGCCCGGGGAAGAGTAAGATTAGCAAGATTGGTGGCAGAGAATAAATATAAGTGGCAGTCTCAAATTGTTCATTCTGTTGAAACGTGCTTACAGTGTGGAGCGTGTGTAGAAAGCTGTCCTTCAGCGGTAAAAACCGACATGATTATGAATTTGGCCAAAAGAGACATAAATAAAGTTAAAAAGCCCCATGCCATATCCCAATTTATCTATAAAAAAATGCTAACTAATCCTAAAATGCTAAAATTTATAGGTGAATTCACACGATATTATTTAAAAATAAAGGATAAGAAAGTACTCAGATTTTTTAATAAGTTAAATCCTATAGAAGAAGTGAGAAGGTTAGAACAAGGTTTACCTGCTTACAAAGAAGATCTGCCGTTATTACCCGGCAAAGCTCATGTTACTTTGAAAATAGGGTATTTCAGAAATTGTGCAAATCTGGCTGTTTTTAACTCTTTAGCACAGGCTACGTTGAAAGTAGTAAGGGGTTCCGGTGCACAGGTTGAGTATTTGTCCAATAAGTGTTGTGGCGCACCCCACTGGTTTAGTGGTGATATTCAGACTTTTGAAGAATTAGCAAAGTATAACATAAACAATGTTGAATTTAATAATTATGACATAATCATTACTGACTGTGCTACCTGTGGGGGAATTCTTAAAAAATACGGCGAGTTATTAGACACTGTTGAAGCAAAGGCATTTTCGGATAAAGTGATGGACATTAATGAGTTTCTGATAAAATATGGTATACCTGACAATTTCAGTTATAAAACAAGAGATGACATTGTTACTGTTCACGATCCTTGTCATTTGGGGCGGGGGCAAAAGATAACAATTGAACCCAGAAAAGTTGTTTCTGCTATTCCTGGGACGATACTGAAAGAAATGAAAAACTCAAATTGGTGTTGCGGTGGTGCAGGCGTCTATAGTGTTATGCAGCCTAAGATGTCTGATCAAATTTTGAGAGCCAAAATAAACAATATCTTAGATACTTCGGCGAATGTTGTGTTGGCTTCGTGCCCCTCGTGCATTATGCAAATCACAAGAGGCGTAAAATTATTTGCCCCATCCTATCATATACAGGTTTTACACCCGATAGAGTATCTTGCTCAAAATATTATGAACAATAATATCAAAAGGCAGACAAGTTGA
- a CDS encoding FAD-binding oxidoreductase, whose protein sequence is MKLMESGKHIIAPASDKEIIFCIKNTGELERKISIVPIGQGSTLRGKEIENRGSHIFLSSRNMKNVIELARENLTITVQSGITLHEIDEIVEPEGLVLVRSPLLRPDRTIGGVVAEGTYFNKEFNQCILGLKAILPNGDIIKTGGKTVKNASGYDLKSIFIGSRGILGFISEITLKLQPVKSHKELIVCCIPICELPNLLKLIYPFKHYFTFLIIDNVDFVSEGSNNKTCKISVVYEGSQEAVHYLRDFLVDKLTKNDTPIIHTNKDIIKNALNKLHENSAQFDEYITINEMEVVQTLGPEMPAFIYDVKARYLRVFKKGEKMPRILNSATAKLLEQYTFHSTYLQIKKKIDPDMLFGINTK, encoded by the coding sequence ATGAAACTTATGGAAAGTGGGAAACATATTATCGCTCCTGCTTCTGATAAAGAAATAATTTTTTGTATTAAAAATACTGGGGAGTTAGAAAGGAAAATTTCCATAGTTCCTATCGGTCAAGGCAGTACATTAAGAGGAAAGGAAATAGAAAATAGGGGCTCTCATATATTTCTCTCCTCAAGAAATATGAAAAATGTTATTGAACTTGCGAGAGAGAACCTAACTATTACTGTCCAGTCCGGTATAACCTTACATGAAATAGATGAGATTGTTGAACCGGAGGGTTTAGTTCTTGTACGAAGTCCTTTACTGAGACCTGATCGTACTATAGGTGGTGTCGTTGCTGAAGGAACGTATTTTAATAAAGAATTTAATCAATGTATACTTGGCCTAAAAGCTATCCTGCCAAACGGAGATATTATAAAGACCGGTGGTAAAACTGTTAAGAATGCAAGCGGTTATGACCTCAAAAGTATATTTATAGGAAGTAGAGGGATTTTAGGATTTATTTCCGAAATAACCCTTAAACTGCAACCAGTCAAGTCTCATAAGGAATTAATTGTTTGCTGTATTCCTATTTGTGAACTTCCTAACTTGCTAAAGCTAATTTATCCTTTTAAGCATTATTTTACATTTTTAATTATCGATAATGTTGATTTTGTAAGTGAAGGTAGTAATAACAAGACTTGTAAAATATCGGTGGTTTATGAAGGCAGCCAGGAGGCAGTACATTACTTGCGTGATTTTTTAGTTGATAAACTGACAAAAAATGATACACCAATAATCCACACAAATAAAGACATTATAAAGAATGCGTTAAATAAACTACATGAAAATTCAGCACAATTCGATGAATATATCACAATAAATGAAATGGAAGTTGTTCAAACCCTGGGGCCCGAAATGCCAGCATTCATATATGATGTAAAAGCCAGGTATCTACGAGTATTTAAAAAAGGGGAAAAGATGCCTCGGATACTAAATAGCGCAACGGCAAAATTGTTAGAACAGTATACCTTTCACAGTACTTATCTCCAGATTAAAAAGAAAATCGATCCTGATATGCTTTTCGGCATTAATACCAAGTAG